The Campylobacter concisus DNA window GCATCTTTTATGATCTTTTGAGCTTTTTCATATGTAGGTGATGAGCTAGCTCCGACATAAGTCTCAAGTAGTTCAACGCCTTGGAAATTGAAAAATTCTATGCCCTTTTTGCCAACAGCTCTTAGTCTAACTTTAATCTTTTTGGCTTTTAGCTCATCGATCATACGCCTAACCGTCTTTATGGTCTGAACATTAAAACCACCGCAAAGTCCTTTATCAGCCGTCACAAATATAATATCAACCTTCTCTACACTTTTTGCTGTGTTAAAAAATTTACTCTCAGTCATGACTGATGCATATTGATTGATCTTATAAGCTATCTCTGATAAAACCTCATTGATCTTAAGTGCGTAAACTCTAGAATAGCGTGCAGCCTCTTCGGCTTTTCGAAGCTTTGCTGTTGAGACAAGCTTCATCGCACGTGTCGTCTTTTGAGTGTTCTGGACGCTCTTAATCTTTCGTTTTATATCTTTTAAATTTGACATATCTTAGCCCTAGTTCGCGGCAAAAGTCGCTTTAAAATCTTTCAACGCTTTATGTAAATTTTCTTCTATTTCTTTATCAAGAACTTTTTTTGTTCTGATTTGTTCAAAAATTTCAGGGTATTTTGCCTCGATATATGGATATAGCTCAGCTTCAAATTTTGTTACACTTGTAGTTGCAACATCATCCAAGTAACCCTTAGCACCAGCAAATATTATAACTACTTGATTCTCAACTGGAAGCGGAGAATATGGAGGTTGTTTTAGTACTTCAACCATCTTTTGACCGCGCTCTAGTTGCTTTCTTGAGCTCTCGTCAAGGTCGCTTGCAAACTGAGCAAACGCTTGTAGTTCGCGGTACTGAGCAAGGTCTAGTCTTAGTGTACCAGAAACTTGTTTGATAGCTTTGATCTGAGCTGCACCACCAACACGAGATACAGAAAGACCAACGTTGATCGCTGGGCGGATACCTGAGTTAAATAGGTCGCTTTCAAGGAAAATTTGACCATCTGTAATAGAAATAACGTTTGTTGGAATATAAGCTGAAACATCGCCCGCTTGAGTCTCGATAATAGGTAGAGCTGTTAAAGATCCAGCACCTAGCGCGTCATTTAGCTTACTTGCTCTTTCTAGAAGTCTTGAGTGAAGGTAGAAAACGTCACCTGGGTAAGCTTCACGACCTGGTGGTCTTCTTAAGATCAAAGACATCTCACGGTAAGCAACCGCGTGTTTTGACAAGTCATCATAGATGATTAGCGCGTGGCGAGAGTTATCTCTAAAGTATTCACCCATTGTTACGCCAGCGTATGGTGCAAGGTATTGAAGCGCAGCTGCGTCACTAGCACCAGCATTTACAACTATCGTGTAGTCCATAGCGCCATATTCTTCAAGTTTTTTAACGACTTGAGCAACGGTTGATTGTTTTTGACCGATAGCTACATAGATACAAATAACATCTTGACCTTTTTGGTTGATGATAGTATCGATAGCAACTGTTGTTTTTCCAGTTTGGCGGTCGCCGATGATTAGTTCTCTTTGTCCTCTACCGATTGGTACAAGTGCATCGATCGCTTTGATACCTGTTTGAAGTGGCTCATGAACACTCTTTCTAGCCATGATACCTTTTGCTTTTTCTTCAACAAAGCGAGATTCGGTAGCTTCAATCGGGCCTTTTGCGTCGATTGGCTCACCTAGCGAATTTACAACACGACCAATCAATGCGTCACCAACTGGAACGCGTAAAAGTTTTTTAAGTCTTTTTACAGAGCTTCCTTCTGTGATACCGCTGGTTTTTCCAAGAATAACTATACCAACACTACTCTCTTCAAGGTTAAGAGCCATACCTTTTTCGCCACTTTCAAATTCAACCATCTCGCCAGCCATAACATTTTTCAAACCATAAACGTTTGCAACGCCATCAGCGACTGAGATGACTTTACCGGTCTCTTCTACATCAACACTTAAATCAAAATTTTCAATACGCTCTTTGATTATCGTGCTAATTTCGTCAGCTTTAATTTTTGCACTCACGCTTTCACTCCTTTTTAAATTGCTTTTAATATATATTCACTCATTTGACTTTTTAGTCTGTCGATAGAGAAATTTACCTCGACACCTAAATCGTCTAACTCAACTTTTACGCCGTTGTAATCGCTCTTTGAGCCATCAAGCTTGATCTTAGAGTCAAATTTCTTAGAGAAATTCTCTTCCAAAGCTTTCAGCTGCTCAGCGCTTAGGTCAAAATTTCCAATAACCTCGCCACGATATGTATTTTCAAGCAAAGATTGCTCTATCTTCATCTCGTTTAAGATCGCTGGGATAAGCTCCAGTCTTTTATTTGCGCCAAGAAGCTTAATAAAATTTACAAATTTGACATCTTGATTTTTAACCAAAGATAGTACAAATTCAACCTTTTGTGAAGCCTTTAATGTCGGCAAACTTATAATACTTTTAAATTTATCGCTAGCAAAAGCAGCAGTTAGTTCTGATAAATTTTCAACAAATGCATTAAGTTCATTGGACTTTACTTCGCTTAAGATCGCCTTTACGTATTTTTTAGCTACTACTTCATTCATTAGCTAACCTTTTTAAGTATGATATTTACAAGCTCTTTTTGATCGACTTTTAGGCTATCGCTTGAGAAAATGTCACTCAAAATTTCATTTACAACGCCTTTTATCATCTTGCGCTCTTCAAATTCTTTTTGCTCTTTGTAACTCTTTTGGAGGTTTGCTATATCATTTTGAGCATCACTTTTAACCTTAGCAGCTAAATTTAAAGCCTCTTTTTTAGCAGTTTCGATTAAAGAGTTTGCATTTTGCTTAGCCTCTTCTACACGTTTTAGAGCGTCATCTTTTTTGGCCTTAGAATCACGGAGTTTTTCTTGGATACTTTCAAGCTTATTTGCGATCCTGTCAATTCTGCTTTGATAAAGAGCTTTTAGTGGCTTAGCTGCAAAATATACCAAAATAGCAAAGAAAAGTAAGAAGTTTAGCGTTCTCTCTACTATATCGTAATTTGTTCCGCCATGCCCACTAGCATAAGCTAGAAATGGAAGTGCTAGAAAAAATAAAATTTTTATCTTCATAAAATTCCTTTAAATTTTAGAGAGCTTGGCATTTAAAGCCGCTCTAAGTTCAGGTAGTTTAGCTGATAGATCTGCCTTTAAGTTATCTTTCTGAGAGCTTAGAGCATTTAAAAATTCATTATAATTAGCCTCTAAACTACTCTTTACGGCATTTACTTCTTTTAAAGACTCTTCTTTTGCCAAATTTAAGGCTTCTTGCCTTATTTTATTGGCCTCAGTCCTTGCGTTTAATATAATCTCTTCAATCTCTTTTTCATGAACACTTAGATCACTTGCATTTTTACTAGTACTCTCTTCATCATTTTTTATAGAGGCATTTCTGTCATCTATGAATTTGAGCATTGGCTTATAAAGCAAGGAATTCAAAATAGCGATCAATACCAAGAAAACGACAGCCGTTAAAAGCATCAATGGCACATCTATTTCTAACATCCACTCTCCTTATTTTATCATTAAGTTTTATTTAATATTCAAATTAAAGTCTGATTTTACAATAAATTACTAAAAATAAAAATAAATTTGTAATTCTATTTTAGCCTAGCAATAAATTCTTCCACCTGTGAAATATTATTAAATTCTAAAACTAGATTGCTAGATTTTACTTTTGCTTTTATCTTTAAATTTTTAAAAATTTCTTGTAAATTTGATAGTTTTTTACTCATTTCCTCAGAAATTTTTGGCTTTTTGTCTTTTATCTCTTCTTTATTTTTTATCTTTTTCACCAAGATTTCCGTATCTCTGACACTTAGCTTTTGACCAATTATCGTATCAACAACCATCTTTTCTTCTTCAGTACTAAGTCCTACTATGACTTTAGCGTGGCCTTGTGTGAGCTTATCTTCTTGTAGAAGTTTTTGTGTGTAGTCGCTAAGAAGTAAAAGCCTCATCGTATTTGTTATTTGTGTTCTACTTTTATGAATGATGTTTGCCAAGCCATCTTGTGTGATCTTATACTCATTTATGAGCTCTTTATACGACTTTGCAAGTTCGATTGGATTTAAATTTTCACGTTGAATATTTTCAATAAGCGCAAGCTCTCTTAAATTTTGAGACTTGATATCAGCGATGATTGCCTTTATCTTGCTTGCTCCAAGCATCTTTGTAGCGCGGTATCTGCGCTCACCAGCTATTAACATATAGCCATCATCTTTTTTGATGACGATTATTGGCTGGATCAATCCGTGCCTTTTGATGCTGGCACTTAGCTCTTTTAAAGCCTCTTCGTCAAAATGTGTTCTTGGCTGGTATGGGTTTGGCAAAATTTCATCTATATTTATCTCTTCGACTATCTCAGAGTCATTTAAATTTGCGATCTCTTTACTGTAGGCTTGCTCTACATCTTCAAGTATCGCGCTAAGTCCTCGCCCTAATCCACCTTTTTTCGCCATTTTTTTCCTTAATTTTTAGTTTAAAATACAATATGCCAAATTTTGATACGCAATTGAGCCTGGTGATTTTATATCATAAAGTATCACTGGCTTACCAAAACTTGGGCTTTCAGCAAGTTTCACATTTCTTGGAACGACCACAAATTCCTCTTTGCTGTCCTTACTCTTAAAGAGCTTATTTTCAAAATGCTGCTTTAAATTTGCAATTGTCTCTTTTGAGAGATTATTTTGCGAACTAAACATAGTTGGTAAAAATCCCTTTATATTTAGCTTTGGATTTATCGTCTTCTTAATAATCTTAACCGTATTTAAAATTTGAGCCAAACCCTCAAGTGCGTAAAATTCACATTGAATCGGGATGATAACACTATCACTTGCGCTAAGAGCATTTATCGTGATGCTGCCAAGTGCTGGAGGACTATCGATGATGATAAAATCATAGTCATTTACAACTTCTGAAATTTTATTTTTAAGGATTAGTTTATAGTCCTTATTTTGATCGTTAAATTCTTGTTCAATACCGACAAGCCCTATATTTGACGGAGCCAAAAAAAGTGTTGGGATCTCAGTTTTTAATACGATTTGCGAGAGCTTTTTTCTATCTGTTAAGACGTGATAAATGTTAAACTCATAGTCACTTCTGCTAAAACCAAGTCCAGTTGTCGCATTTGCCTGTGGATCGATGTCTATTAATAATACTTTTTTCTCAGCAACCGCCAGTGATGCGGCTAAATTTACGGCTGTTGTGGTCTTGCCAACGCCGCCTTTTTGGTTAGCTATTGTTATTATCTCGCTCATCTTAACGAATATACCTTTTCCCCGTTTAATAATATCGCTCCATCCTCGCAAATTTCAGCATCCTGAAGCGAAACAGCTCTATTTGCAATATGCGTAATAAAACCTTTTGACTTGCAAAAGTCTATCCTAAATTTGCTAAAAATTGGCTTCCATAAAATCTTTTTATCAAGCATGCTAATAAAGCCCCAAACTAGCTCATCTACGCTAGTTTTTATATCCAAAATGCCCGCATTTTCAGGCGCGCTAGCTAAATTTATCCCCATGCCACAAATGTAAATTTCATCTACTTTATTTGTTAAAGTGCCACCTATCTTGCGCTCGTCCACATAAAAGTCATTTGGCCATTTTAACCAGCACTTTGAGCCAAGTTCGCTCAAGACTTCACGCATCAACATAGAAAAATATATTGAGATCGAAGGCGGTGGTATGTCGCTTGACAGCTCATCTTCACTTATGCAAAACGACATAAATAAATTTCCGCCAAGTCCCTCCCAGCTGTTGCCGCGGCTACCGACTCCTTTTGTTTGATTATACGCCACAACCATATACGGAGCTTTTATCTCGCCGTTTTTTAGGGCTTCTATCAAAAATTCCTGCGTCGAAGGCAGACTTTGGAAAAACTCTACTTTCAAATCACACCTTAAATTTATAGAAGTGATTTACCGGATTTTGTCCGCCACCAATGATGACCGCGTTTTTGATAGCGTTAAAGATATAATCATGCGCATTTTTTACGCTCTCTTTCAGGCTTTGGCCATTTGCTAAATTTGAAGCGATCGCACTTGATAGCGAGCAGCCTGAGCCGTGAGTAGCAGTCGTTTTTATGCGCTCGTCGCTAAAAATTTCATATTCACTGCCATCATAAAATATATCAAGCGACTTGCCTTCTATCTCGCCACACTTTAGATAGACGCTTTTTGTGCCAAATTTCAAAAGATCTTTGCAAGCCTCTTTTAGCTCGCCCTCGCCTTTTAGCTCACGCTTTAAAATTTCACGCGCTTCAAAGATATTTGGCGTGATCACGCTCGCAAGCGGAAAAAGCTCCTTCACGATCGCGTCTTTTGCAGCGCCCTCTAGCCAGATGTCGCCATTTTTACAGCTCATTACAGGATCGAGCACGACTGGTGGTAAATTTTTGATCTCTCTTAGCGTTTTGGCGACGCATTTTATGATATCCACGCTTGGGACAACGCCTATTTTTATCACATCAACTCTTATATCATCAAATATCGCTCTTATCTGATCCTCGATGAGCTTAGTCTCAACTAGCTGCATGCCAAATATGCCCTTTGTATTTTGAGCAGTGACCGCTGTGATCGCTCCCATCGCATATACGCCGTGTGCTATAAATACCTTTATATCAGCTAAAACCCCAGCTCCGCCGCTTGGATCAACTCCTGCTATACTTAGCGCATTTTTCATAACCGCTCCTTTAAATTTATTTTAATTCATCGCCAACGCTAATACGCTTACCATTTATATATGCTTTTGCGTTTGTTGGCTTTTTGCTTGGCTCTTGAAGCTCGTAAATTTTGACCGCCCCACCCTTGCAAGCAACGACTACGTGGTCCTTTTCTACGCTTAAAATTTCTCCACTTTTGCCACTTTTTTCGCTTAGCTCAAGCGATAAAATTTTAAGACCGCTTGCTAGATAAAGCCCCGGCCAAGGTGTGAGCGCACGAAATTTATTATAAATTTGCCCCGCATCTTCATCAAAGCTAAAAAGTCCGTCGCTTTTACTTATCTTTTTGCAGTGCGTGGCCTGTGCGTCGTCTTGCTTTTGTGGCTTTAAATTTGCAAAATTTCTTAGCACCTTGACGATTAGCTCGCCGCCAAGCTCGCCTAGCTCACTAAAAAGCTCACTTGACATCTTACTCTCGCAAGGCGTGTAGACGAAGTCCAGCATATCGCCAGTATCAAGGCCAGCGTCCATTAGCATTGCAGTCACGCCTGTTTGCTTCTCGCCAGCTAGGATCGCACTTTGTATAGGGCTCGCACCTCTATATTTTGGCAAGATCGAGGCGTGCAAATTTATACAGGTGGCGACGTCTAGGACACTCTTGGGTAAAATTTTGCCATAAGCTGCCACTACGATAAAGTCTGGGCTAAATGCCTTTAGCTCGGCAACTACCGCCTCATCTTTTAGCGTATTTGGCGTAAAGACTGGCACGCCTCCTAGCTCATTTTTAGCGTAAATTTTGACCTCACTTGGGGTTAAAATTTGCTTTCTGCCAACTGGCTTATCAGGCTGGGTAAAGACTGCTTTTATATTAAAGCCAGCTTCTTTTAAGTGCCTAAGTATCCTAACCGCATAATCAGGCGTTCCCATAAAAACTACATTCATCACTTTCCTTTAAATTTCAACGACTTTTATTTTAATCTACGTTTTCACTGCCAGTCAGCCAAGAGGCGCATGGATCTTCTTGCCAGTCAATCTTTTGAAATATCAAACTTCCTAGCTCATTAATGTTAACTTTGCCACTACGATCAAGATCCAGCCTTTTAAATTCCTCACTAGTACATAGATCTGGCGCTACTTTTTAGAGGTTGGGGCGCTTTGCAGGCCATCCATTCATCTAAATTTAGCGCGCCGTCGCGATTATTATCATTAAAATCCAAAAACATATATGCCGGATCGGCTGGATCACAGCTATATGCGCTAAGGCAAAATAGCATAATGCAAAAAATTTTCTTCATTTTATACTCTTAAATTTCTAAGTTCAAAGCACTAAAAAGTCTCAACTCAAAGATCTTTTTTTAGTAGCTCAAGCAGTGCAAATTTAAGTTCGTCGATGTTCTCGTTTGTCGCTGACGAGATCGGTAAAACAAAGTATGGTTTTTTCGCGTCAAAGCTGTATAGGTCTTGCTTATAGACAAATTTACCATCTTGTTTTGGCTCTAAATTTATGC harbors:
- the atpG gene encoding ATP synthase F1 subunit gamma; the encoded protein is MSNLKDIKRKIKSVQNTQKTTRAMKLVSTAKLRKAEEAARYSRVYALKINEVLSEIAYKINQYASVMTESKFFNTAKSVEKVDIIFVTADKGLCGGFNVQTIKTVRRMIDELKAKKIKVRLRAVGKKGIEFFNFQGVELLETYVGASSSPTYEKAQKIIKDAIDDFINGTTDKVVLIHNGYKNMISQEIRVNDIVPIEPSKIVAVETNSLMEFEPEDNYTKIMDELLNKYFEYSMYYSLVDSLAAEHSARMQAMDNATNNAKERVKQLNLAYNKARQESITTELIEIISGVESMK
- the atpA gene encoding F0F1 ATP synthase subunit alpha — its product is MSAKIKADEISTIIKERIENFDLSVDVEETGKVISVADGVANVYGLKNVMAGEMVEFESGEKGMALNLEESSVGIVILGKTSGITEGSSVKRLKKLLRVPVGDALIGRVVNSLGEPIDAKGPIEATESRFVEEKAKGIMARKSVHEPLQTGIKAIDALVPIGRGQRELIIGDRQTGKTTVAIDTIINQKGQDVICIYVAIGQKQSTVAQVVKKLEEYGAMDYTIVVNAGASDAAALQYLAPYAGVTMGEYFRDNSRHALIIYDDLSKHAVAYREMSLILRRPPGREAYPGDVFYLHSRLLERASKLNDALGAGSLTALPIIETQAGDVSAYIPTNVISITDGQIFLESDLFNSGIRPAINVGLSVSRVGGAAQIKAIKQVSGTLRLDLAQYRELQAFAQFASDLDESSRKQLERGQKMVEVLKQPPYSPLPVENQVVIIFAGAKGYLDDVATTSVTKFEAELYPYIEAKYPEIFEQIRTKKVLDKEIEENLHKALKDFKATFAAN
- a CDS encoding F0F1 ATP synthase subunit delta, giving the protein MNEVVAKKYVKAILSEVKSNELNAFVENLSELTAAFASDKFKSIISLPTLKASQKVEFVLSLVKNQDVKFVNFIKLLGANKRLELIPAILNEMKIEQSLLENTYRGEVIGNFDLSAEQLKALEENFSKKFDSKIKLDGSKSDYNGVKVELDDLGVEVNFSIDRLKSQMSEYILKAI
- a CDS encoding F0F1 ATP synthase subunit B — translated: MKIKILFFLALPFLAYASGHGGTNYDIVERTLNFLLFFAILVYFAAKPLKALYQSRIDRIANKLESIQEKLRDSKAKKDDALKRVEEAKQNANSLIETAKKEALNLAAKVKSDAQNDIANLQKSYKEQKEFEERKMIKGVVNEILSDIFSSDSLKVDQKELVNIILKKVS
- a CDS encoding FoF1 ATP synthase subunit B', which translates into the protein MLEIDVPLMLLTAVVFLVLIAILNSLLYKPMLKFIDDRNASIKNDEESTSKNASDLSVHEKEIEEIILNARTEANKIRQEALNLAKEESLKEVNAVKSSLEANYNEFLNALSSQKDNLKADLSAKLPELRAALNAKLSKI
- a CDS encoding ParB/RepB/Spo0J family partition protein is translated as MAKKGGLGRGLSAILEDVEQAYSKEIANLNDSEIVEEINIDEILPNPYQPRTHFDEEALKELSASIKRHGLIQPIIVIKKDDGYMLIAGERRYRATKMLGASKIKAIIADIKSQNLRELALIENIQRENLNPIELAKSYKELINEYKITQDGLANIIHKSRTQITNTMRLLLLSDYTQKLLQEDKLTQGHAKVIVGLSTEEEKMVVDTIIGQKLSVRDTEILVKKIKNKEEIKDKKPKISEEMSKKLSNLQEIFKNLKIKAKVKSSNLVLEFNNISQVEEFIARLK
- a CDS encoding ParA family protein, whose amino-acid sequence is MSEIITIANQKGGVGKTTTAVNLAASLAVAEKKVLLIDIDPQANATTGLGFSRSDYEFNIYHVLTDRKKLSQIVLKTEIPTLFLAPSNIGLVGIEQEFNDQNKDYKLILKNKISEVVNDYDFIIIDSPPALGSITINALSASDSVIIPIQCEFYALEGLAQILNTVKIIKKTINPKLNIKGFLPTMFSSQNNLSKETIANLKQHFENKLFKSKDSKEEFVVVPRNVKLAESPSFGKPVILYDIKSPGSIAYQNLAYCILN
- a CDS encoding biotin--[acetyl-CoA-carboxylase] ligase → MKVEFFQSLPSTQEFLIEALKNGEIKAPYMVVAYNQTKGVGSRGNSWEGLGGNLFMSFCISEDELSSDIPPPSISIYFSMLMREVLSELGSKCWLKWPNDFYVDERKIGGTLTNKVDEIYICGMGINLASAPENAGILDIKTSVDELVWGFISMLDKKILWKPIFSKFRIDFCKSKGFITHIANRAVSLQDAEICEDGAILLNGEKVYSLR
- the thiD gene encoding bifunctional hydroxymethylpyrimidine kinase/phosphomethylpyrimidine kinase, whose protein sequence is MKNALSIAGVDPSGGAGVLADIKVFIAHGVYAMGAITAVTAQNTKGIFGMQLVETKLIEDQIRAIFDDIRVDVIKIGVVPSVDIIKCVAKTLREIKNLPPVVLDPVMSCKNGDIWLEGAAKDAIVKELFPLASVITPNIFEAREILKRELKGEGELKEACKDLLKFGTKSVYLKCGEIEGKSLDIFYDGSEYEIFSDERIKTTATHGSGCSLSSAIASNLANGQSLKESVKNAHDYIFNAIKNAVIIGGGQNPVNHFYKFKV
- the fmt gene encoding methionyl-tRNA formyltransferase, with amino-acid sequence MNVVFMGTPDYAVRILRHLKEAGFNIKAVFTQPDKPVGRKQILTPSEVKIYAKNELGGVPVFTPNTLKDEAVVAELKAFSPDFIVVAAYGKILPKSVLDVATCINLHASILPKYRGASPIQSAILAGEKQTGVTAMLMDAGLDTGDMLDFVYTPCESKMSSELFSELGELGGELIVKVLRNFANLKPQKQDDAQATHCKKISKSDGLFSFDEDAGQIYNKFRALTPWPGLYLASGLKILSLELSEKSGKSGEILSVEKDHVVVACKGGAVKIYELQEPSKKPTNAKAYINGKRISVGDELK